Proteins from a genomic interval of Danio rerio strain Tuebingen ecotype United States chromosome 4, GRCz12tu, whole genome shotgun sequence:
- the LOC103910701 gene encoding uncharacterized protein: MAFIKEESEDVKIEETFTVKQEDLPEQTNLIEENEGSKEEKHHVKIKEKTNLQTDGVLKRRDNNRFTCTQCGKILTSKNKLKIHMIIHTGEKPFTCTQCGKSFSRSSSLNQHMMIHTGEKPFTCTQCGKSFSQSSHLNYHMMIHTGEKPFTCTQCGKSFSRSSSLNQHMMIHTGEKPFTCIQCGKSFRQSSYLNEHMMIHTGEKPFTCTKCGKSFVRSSSLNRHMRIHTGEKPFTCTQCEKSFSYSSHLNNHTRIHTGEKPFTCTQCGKSFSQSSDLNKHMMIHTGEKPFTCTQCGKSFICSSSLNQHMMIHTGEKPFTCTKCGKSFSCSSHLNKHTRIHTGEKPFTCIQCGKSFSQSSDLNKHMMIHTGEKPFTCTQCGKSFVRSSSLSQHMRIHTGEKPFTCTKCGKRFNCPSHLNLHMRNHTEEKLLTCTQCGKNFSQPSLLYLHMINHNGEKPTASVWDEFQQLLRP; the protein is encoded by the coding sequence acctgattgaagagaatgaggggagtaaagaggagaaacatcatgtgaaaattaaggaaaaaactaatttacagactgatggtgttttgaaaaggagagacaataatcgtttcacctgcactcagtgtggaaagattttgacaagcaaaaacaaacttaagattcacatgataatccacactggagagaaaccattcacatgcactcagtgtgggaagagtttcagccgctcatcatccctaaatcaacacatgatgattcacactggagagaaaccattcacatgcactcagtgtgggaagagtttcagccaatcatcacaccttaattatcacatgatgatccacaccggagagaaaccattcacatgcactcagtgtgggaagagtttcagccgctcatcatccctaaatcaacacatgatgattcacactggagagaaaccattcacatgcatacagtgtgggaagagttttaggcaatcatcataccttaatgagcacatgatgatccacaccggagagaaaccattcacatgcactaagtgtgggaagagtttcgtccgctcatcatcccttaatcgacacatgaggatccacactggagagaaaccattcacatgcacccagtgtgagaagagtttcagctactcatcacaccttaataatcacacgaggatccacactggagagaaaccattcacatgcactcagtgtgggaagagtttcagccaatcatcagaccttaataaacacatgatgatccacactggagaaaaaccattcacgtgcactcagtgtgggaagagtttcatctgctcatcatcccttaatcaacacatgatgatccacactggagagaaaccattcacatgcactaagtgtggtaagagtttcagctgctcatcacaccttaataaacacacaaggatccacactggagagaaaccattcacatgcatacagtgtgggaagagttttagccaatcatcagaccttaataaacacatgatgatccacactggagagaaaccattcacatgcactcagtgtgggaagagtttcgtCCGCTCATCATCCCTTagtcaacacatgaggatccacactggagagaaaccattcacatgcactaaGTGTGGGAAGAGATTCAACTGCCcatcacaccttaatctacacatgaggaaccacactgaagagaaactattgacatgcactcagtgtgggaagaatttCAGCCAACCATCACTCCTTTATCTACACATGATAAACCACAATGGAGAAAAACCCACAGCTtcggtgtgggatgagtttcagcaactcctcagaccttaa